A genomic region of Armatimonadota bacterium contains the following coding sequences:
- the rpmA gene encoding 50S ribosomal protein L27: MAHKKGLGSTRNGRDSNPKRLGVKEFAGEKVTAGSILVRQRGTPLHPGINVGKGKDDTLFSLIDGFVKFEHGNGRKKVSVYPEAG; this comes from the coding sequence ATGGCTCATAAAAAAGGTTTAGGTAGTACTAGAAACGGTAGAGACTCCAACCCGAAACGGCTTGGTGTTAAAGAGTTTGCCGGCGAGAAAGTGACCGCCGGAAGCATACTGGTCCGCCAGCGCGGCACTCCGCTGCATCCCGGCATCAATGTCGGCAAGGGCAAGGACGACACGCTGTTTTCTTTGATCGACGGGTTCGTCAAGTTCGAGCATGGCAACGGCAGAAAGAAAGTTAGCGTCTATCCTGAAGCCGGGTAG
- the proB gene encoding glutamate 5-kinase, translating to MKPSNKSIKRIVIKVGTSSLVSDDGSLNIEKMSALVGQLAEIKKQGRGVILVSSGAIRAGMERIGMTDRPRNIPEQQATAAIGQSALMQTYTDLLSTYGIVPGQILLTREDFDHRTRYLNARNTLRTLLKLGCLPIVNENDTVATDEIKFGENDTLAALVAACVDADLLINLSDVDGLFDGDPRSDRTCKLIEEVKEITPEIENLACGTHGNCGSGGMHTKIEAAKIATNSGVKMVIANASKPNVIADIIAGKPVGTRFLSGEALNHRKRWIAFGNRVKGSITVNEGARKMLVERGKSLLAAGITGCSGSFEVGELVCVIDESSNRIARGLTNYSSSELALIKGKRSNDIEKILGHKDFDEVIHRDNLVLGV from the coding sequence ATGAAGCCTTCGAATAAGTCGATAAAACGGATAGTGATTAAAGTCGGCACCAGCAGCCTGGTGAGCGATGACGGTTCACTGAATATCGAGAAAATGTCAGCGCTGGTCGGGCAATTGGCTGAGATAAAAAAGCAGGGCAGGGGAGTGATACTGGTCAGCTCGGGTGCGATCCGCGCAGGCATGGAGCGCATCGGCATGACGGATCGCCCCAGGAACATACCCGAGCAGCAGGCGACGGCAGCCATAGGCCAGAGCGCGCTTATGCAGACATATACCGACCTGCTCTCGACTTACGGCATTGTGCCGGGTCAGATACTGCTCACTCGTGAAGATTTCGACCATCGCACGAGATATCTCAATGCACGCAATACACTGCGCACGCTGCTCAAACTCGGCTGCCTGCCTATTGTCAATGAGAACGACACAGTGGCCACCGACGAGATCAAGTTCGGCGAGAACGATACTCTGGCCGCTCTGGTCGCCGCATGTGTCGATGCCGATCTGCTGATAAATCTTTCGGATGTCGACGGTCTCTTTGACGGCGACCCCAGGTCGGATCGCACATGTAAACTAATTGAGGAAGTTAAGGAGATCACTCCGGAAATCGAAAACCTTGCCTGTGGGACACATGGCAACTGCGGCAGCGGAGGCATGCACACCAAGATAGAGGCGGCTAAGATCGCGACCAACTCCGGTGTAAAAATGGTGATCGCAAATGCATCCAAACCAAATGTCATTGCCGATATCATTGCCGGTAAGCCGGTGGGCACGCGGTTTTTGAGCGGCGAGGCTCTAAACCATAGAAAGCGCTGGATCGCCTTCGGCAATCGTGTCAAAGGCAGCATCACAGTCAACGAAGGCGCGCGAAAGATGCTTGTCGAGCGCGGCAAGAGCCTGCTTGCGGCAGGCATAACCGGCTGCAGCGGCAGCTTTGAGGTCGGTGAACTGGTATGTGTGATTGATGAGTCCTCAAATAGAATTGCTCGCGGGCTGACCAACTATAGCTCAAGTGAACTGGCGCTTATAAAAGGCAAGCGCAGTAACGATATTGAGAAAATTTTGGGCCACAAGGATTTTGACGAGGTGATTCATAGAGATAACCTTGTGCTTGGAGTCTAA
- the rplU gene encoding 50S ribosomal protein L21 has product MYAIIKAGGKQYRVTQNDVIAVNRLAANEGDEIVINEVMLVSDDKGVNIGSPYVTGAKVVGKVMKHYKGRKINGFTYKPKKDEHRRYGHRQYLTRVAITDIKG; this is encoded by the coding sequence GTGTACGCCATAATCAAAGCTGGTGGCAAGCAATACAGAGTCACACAAAATGACGTTATCGCCGTCAACAGGCTTGCCGCGAATGAGGGCGATGAGATCGTCATAAATGAAGTAATGCTTGTCTCTGACGATAAGGGAGTCAACATCGGTTCTCCATACGTGACGGGCGCGAAGGTCGTGGGCAAGGTAATGAAGCATTACAAGGGTCGCAAGATCAACGGCTTCACCTATAAGCCCAAGAAAGACGAGCACAGACGTTACGGTCACAGACAGTATCTTACCCGTGTGGCAATTACGGATATCAAGGGTTAA
- a CDS encoding FIST N-terminal domain-containing protein: MKIEQYRWAKSTGWQPGFPGDLASSAQFVLLFGNRSILEQRGIDDIVNAYPHAKIFGCSTAGEILDTQVIEDSLTITVVKMDSTQVAGKCVQISDFTNVFEVGEHLAKSLDHSGLVHTFVISDGIDVNGSDLVRGITKHLPEGVTVTGGLAGDGTEFKKTCIVYDGKLMRNAAAIVGFYGDRLSVGYASAGGWDPFGPDRLITKSEGNILYELDGRSALDLYKKYVGEIPGGLNAVSFFFPLGMRVKGSDERRVVRAFMSFDEESQAMCFAGDVPVGSYARLMKANINHLMNGAVEAATISRDALGPENADLAVIVNCVARKMVLKQRSEEEIEAVREIYGPGTVMTGFYSYGEIAPFMPGVDAELHNQSITITTFRES, encoded by the coding sequence ATGAAGATAGAGCAATATAGGTGGGCCAAGTCTACGGGTTGGCAGCCCGGATTTCCTGGTGATTTGGCGAGTTCAGCCCAATTTGTTCTTCTGTTCGGTAATAGATCAATCTTAGAACAACGCGGCATTGACGATATTGTCAATGCGTATCCTCACGCCAAAATCTTCGGGTGTTCGACCGCTGGTGAAATACTCGATACTCAGGTAATAGAAGATTCCCTCACAATCACCGTCGTCAAGATGGACAGCACTCAGGTTGCGGGAAAGTGCGTACAAATCAGTGACTTTACCAATGTATTTGAGGTCGGCGAACACCTCGCGAAATCACTCGACCACAGCGGGCTTGTGCACACCTTTGTCATTTCGGATGGTATCGATGTCAACGGCAGCGATCTGGTGCGAGGCATCACGAAGCATTTGCCGGAGGGTGTAACAGTTACCGGCGGGCTTGCGGGCGATGGTACGGAATTTAAAAAGACTTGCATAGTCTATGACGGCAAACTGATGCGTAATGCGGCCGCCATTGTCGGTTTTTATGGTGATCGACTCTCCGTAGGTTACGCTTCCGCAGGTGGCTGGGACCCCTTCGGTCCGGACAGGCTCATCACAAAGTCTGAAGGTAATATCCTCTATGAACTCGATGGTCGCTCTGCGCTCGATCTGTACAAGAAGTATGTCGGGGAAATCCCAGGCGGCCTAAACGCGGTCAGCTTTTTCTTCCCGTTAGGCATGCGAGTAAAAGGCAGTGACGAAAGAAGAGTGGTCCGCGCATTTATGTCGTTTGACGAAGAGAGCCAGGCGATGTGCTTTGCAGGTGACGTGCCGGTCGGTTCCTACGCTCGTCTTATGAAAGCCAACATCAATCATTTAATGAATGGTGCCGTGGAAGCTGCAACAATCAGCCGCGATGCGCTCGGGCCGGAAAATGCCGATCTTGCAGTGATTGTCAACTGCGTCGCTCGAAAGATGGTGCTAAAACAGCGATCGGAAGAAGAGATAGAGGCCGTGCGCGAGATATACGGACCGGGCACGGTTATGACCGGGTTCTACTCATACGGGGAGATTGCGCCGTTTATGCCCGGTGTGGATGCAGAACTGCATAATCAATCAATAACGATAACAACGTTCAGGGAGAGTTGA
- the obgE gene encoding GTPase ObgE, whose translation MQFVDQVEITVKSGDGGNGLVAFRREKYIPRGGPSGGNGGRGGDIILEADARLNTLVDLRYKKNYKAERGGDGGPNDRHGKNGDDLLLRVPVGTLVYRSGTEKAIADLTHDGQRQVVAKGGEGGRGNAAYATSTLQTPKFAEKGEPTDEVLLTLELKLIADVGLIGYPSVGKSTLISKISAARPKIADYPFTTLTPNLGVVSVGDKSFVVADMPGLIEGAHEGAGLGYQFLRHIERTRLLVHMIDVSGFSGRNPMHDFDAINDELHAHSEKLASLPQMVALNKVDAPDAAAIVEELKPDLEARGLEVFEISALTGQGIGPLLYRIADRLEELPKVEIELAEEVVRFTVDREAESWDVIKEGDKEFAIKGHAVEVLVRRTDINNEYALRRMHRQLDKMGVISRLREMGAQHGDTVRIADLEFDFHDEAFE comes from the coding sequence ATGCAATTTGTAGATCAAGTAGAGATAACAGTCAAATCGGGCGACGGCGGCAACGGTCTCGTCGCGTTCAGGCGGGAGAAGTATATCCCCCGCGGCGGCCCATCCGGCGGCAACGGCGGCAGGGGCGGCGATATTATACTTGAAGCCGATGCGCGTCTCAACACCCTCGTCGACTTGCGATATAAGAAGAACTATAAAGCCGAGCGCGGAGGCGACGGCGGCCCCAACGACAGGCACGGCAAGAACGGCGACGATCTTCTGCTGCGGGTGCCCGTGGGCACGCTGGTCTACCGTTCCGGCACCGAAAAGGCTATTGCCGACCTGACGCATGACGGCCAGCGCCAGGTTGTCGCTAAGGGCGGAGAGGGCGGCAGGGGAAATGCAGCGTACGCCACTTCCACTCTGCAGACCCCCAAATTTGCCGAGAAGGGCGAACCTACGGATGAGGTATTGCTTACTCTCGAACTCAAGCTTATAGCCGATGTCGGGCTGATAGGTTACCCGAGCGTAGGCAAGTCGACTCTTATATCGAAAATTTCTGCCGCCAGGCCCAAGATAGCGGATTACCCGTTTACTACTCTGACACCTAACCTGGGAGTGGTATCGGTCGGTGACAAATCATTCGTGGTTGCTGATATGCCCGGCCTGATAGAGGGAGCGCATGAGGGCGCGGGCCTGGGTTATCAGTTTTTACGCCATATCGAGCGCACCAGGCTCCTGGTCCATATGATTGATGTATCCGGTTTCAGCGGGCGCAACCCCATGCACGATTTCGATGCAATAAACGATGAGCTTCACGCGCACAGCGAAAAGTTGGCATCACTGCCTCAAATGGTTGCGTTAAATAAAGTCGATGCACCCGATGCTGCTGCGATTGTTGAGGAGTTGAAACCTGATCTGGAGGCCCGCGGCCTGGAGGTCTTCGAGATTTCAGCTCTGACCGGCCAGGGGATCGGCCCGCTGCTTTATCGCATTGCCGACCGCCTGGAAGAGCTGCCCAAAGTAGAGATCGAGCTTGCCGAGGAAGTGGTCAGGTTTACCGTCGACAGAGAAGCCGAATCCTGGGATGTTATCAAGGAGGGCGACAAAGAGTTTGCGATCAAGGGCCATGCCGTGGAGGTCCTGGTGAGGCGCACCGATATAAATAATGAATATGCCCTTCGCAGAATGCATCGCCAGCTCGATAAAATGGGTGTGATCTCTCGATTGCGCGAGATGGGAGCGCAGCATGGGGACACCGTGCGCATAGCCGATTTGGAGTTCGATTTTCACGATGAAGCCTTCGAATAA
- a CDS encoding glycoside hydrolase family 38 C-terminal domain-containing protein has product MPDKYYLCSETHWDREWYGEFQQFRMRLVRLMDKLLDIFENDPDYKCFNLDGQTIVLEDYLEIKPEREAEIRKRIGEGKLVVGPWYILPDEFLVTGESTVRNLEFGSRVANKFGKPSKAGYLPDTFGHFSQIPQILRQWGIDNAILWRGISGDEYKNELIWESPDGSSVLLSHIHEKYGYCTAALFVDSIPAYIKEKFIDSGARSGQVSTGDMAVEALIAACAEIKEKAATGCHILFNGVDHMEANPEIPSLIKKANKKLKGGEIVHASFDEYVEALRAAVKGKDLQVVRGELRDTVWSETGTGIILNGVLSSRIYLKQQNQECCTLLENWVEPFSVFNSLLGGSYEKGLIEQAWRWVLKNHPHDSIGGCSIDTVHRQMETRFEWAKDIADNLLQFVFTDILDNVKIDGLAEDEYAFAVFNPSQEQRSDWMDVEVEIPFSAKNWPKESDFRGILVTDMDGNRQKSWLKGFEDKVVNRPSLRKFCTADCRPVFNFSFWAQDIPACGYKVFKFKPLDKPNCLYGELCPERNVMENEYLRVEIKPNGTLCLKDKSTGHVYENLHYFEDGGDNGGGYAYSFPKSDEVYTTLSNNAEISMIENSQARAAYKVRVTMDLPESLDGSNQARSAARKPMVIESVVSLGAGSRRVDIETSLVNTISDHRLRAVFPSYLDADVSSGEAQFDVVDHPVFIKQPSLDIWKEDQPKQFAQKSFSSVSDGTNGLTIANIGLPEYEVTPDTERAIAITLMRSVGYLSTGYKNTRQGPAGPVIATPEAQMLGRKMVFNYSIIPHALTWHESHAQREAHAFVQGLKAMPVLYTSESAKLPVQLSFVSVESDNVMLSSVKRCEDGNGFALRLWNGTEAPAKARVSLFKAPSKVCISNLREDCVEELASSDKLTVDVPAKKIQTFRLSD; this is encoded by the coding sequence GTGCCCGATAAATATTACCTGTGTTCCGAGACCCACTGGGACCGTGAATGGTATGGAGAGTTTCAGCAGTTCAGAATGCGCCTGGTGCGCCTTATGGACAAGCTGCTGGATATATTTGAAAATGACCCCGACTATAAATGCTTCAATCTGGACGGCCAGACAATCGTGCTTGAGGACTATCTTGAAATAAAGCCCGAGCGTGAAGCAGAGATTCGCAAAAGGATAGGCGAGGGCAAACTTGTTGTCGGCCCGTGGTATATATTGCCCGATGAGTTTCTTGTGACGGGTGAGTCCACAGTCAGAAACCTCGAGTTCGGCAGCAGAGTGGCAAATAAGTTCGGTAAACCCAGTAAAGCAGGTTACCTGCCTGACACATTCGGCCACTTCAGCCAGATCCCGCAGATACTCAGGCAGTGGGGGATAGATAATGCCATTTTGTGGCGGGGCATATCAGGTGACGAGTATAAGAACGAACTGATATGGGAGTCCCCTGACGGCTCCAGTGTGCTCCTGTCACACATCCATGAGAAATACGGATACTGCACTGCTGCGCTATTTGTCGATTCGATCCCTGCGTATATCAAGGAGAAGTTCATCGATTCGGGTGCGCGCAGCGGCCAGGTTTCGACAGGCGATATGGCTGTCGAAGCGCTTATAGCCGCATGTGCCGAGATCAAAGAGAAAGCGGCGACCGGCTGCCACATCCTCTTTAACGGCGTCGATCATATGGAGGCCAACCCCGAGATTCCAAGCCTTATCAAGAAAGCCAACAAAAAGCTCAAGGGCGGCGAGATAGTACACGCTTCGTTCGATGAGTATGTCGAGGCGCTGAGGGCTGCCGTCAAGGGTAAGGATTTGCAGGTAGTGCGCGGGGAGCTGCGCGATACGGTATGGTCAGAGACGGGCACCGGTATTATCCTTAATGGCGTTTTGTCGTCTCGGATATATCTCAAACAGCAGAACCAGGAGTGCTGCACGCTCCTTGAAAACTGGGTCGAGCCGTTCAGTGTCTTCAACTCGCTCCTCGGCGGCAGTTACGAGAAGGGGCTTATCGAACAGGCATGGCGCTGGGTCCTCAAAAATCATCCGCACGACTCCATCGGCGGCTGCTCTATCGACACTGTGCATCGCCAGATGGAGACCCGTTTCGAGTGGGCTAAAGATATCGCCGATAACCTCCTGCAGTTCGTGTTTACGGACATACTGGATAACGTTAAGATCGACGGCCTTGCGGAAGATGAATATGCGTTTGCAGTCTTTAATCCGAGCCAGGAGCAGCGTTCGGACTGGATGGATGTCGAGGTAGAGATTCCGTTCAGCGCAAAGAACTGGCCGAAAGAGTCTGACTTCCGGGGAATCCTGGTTACCGATATGGACGGCAACCGGCAGAAGTCCTGGCTGAAGGGCTTTGAAGATAAAGTGGTAAACAGGCCATCGCTAAGAAAATTCTGCACCGCCGACTGCCGACCTGTATTCAACTTCAGCTTCTGGGCGCAGGATATACCCGCCTGCGGCTACAAAGTCTTTAAGTTCAAGCCCCTGGATAAGCCGAACTGTTTGTATGGCGAACTCTGCCCTGAGCGAAATGTCATGGAGAACGAATATCTGCGCGTGGAGATAAAGCCCAATGGCACGCTTTGCCTTAAAGACAAGTCGACAGGCCATGTCTATGAGAACCTGCACTACTTCGAGGACGGCGGCGACAACGGCGGCGGATATGCCTACTCGTTCCCAAAGAGCGATGAGGTATATACCACTCTCTCCAACAATGCTGAAATCTCGATGATCGAAAACTCACAGGCAAGGGCTGCATACAAGGTCAGGGTCACGATGGACCTGCCAGAGTCGCTGGACGGCTCGAATCAGGCCCGTTCAGCAGCCAGAAAGCCGATGGTGATCGAGAGTGTTGTCTCTCTGGGAGCGGGCTCGCGCCGGGTGGATATCGAGACGAGCCTGGTGAATACAATTAGTGACCATAGACTGCGTGCTGTCTTCCCGTCATATCTGGATGCGGATGTCTCATCTGGAGAGGCTCAGTTTGATGTGGTCGACCATCCGGTGTTTATCAAGCAGCCGTCTTTGGACATCTGGAAAGAAGACCAGCCCAAGCAGTTCGCTCAAAAGAGTTTTTCATCAGTGAGCGATGGGACAAACGGTCTCACCATCGCCAACATCGGCCTGCCCGAATATGAAGTTACGCCGGACACTGAAAGGGCTATTGCGATAACTCTGATGAGGTCTGTCGGATACCTGTCGACCGGATATAAGAACACACGTCAGGGCCCTGCCGGACCGGTCATTGCTACCCCTGAGGCTCAAATGCTCGGCAGAAAGATGGTGTTCAATTACAGCATAATCCCGCATGCGCTCACTTGGCATGAGAGCCATGCCCAGCGTGAGGCTCATGCCTTTGTGCAGGGATTGAAAGCAATGCCGGTGCTATACACCAGTGAATCGGCCAAGTTGCCCGTGCAGTTATCGTTTGTGAGTGTCGAGTCGGACAATGTAATGCTCTCCAGCGTTAAGCGCTGCGAGGACGGCAATGGGTTTGCCTTGAGGCTATGGAACGGCACTGAAGCTCCAGCAAAGGCCAGGGTTTCTCTGTTCAAGGCACCGTCCAAAGTGTGCATCTCCAACCTGCGAGAGGACTGTGTCGAAGAGCTGGCAAGCAGCGATAAGCTGACTGTCGATGTGCCTGCAAAGAAGATACAGACATTCAGGCTGAGTGATTAG
- a CDS encoding Rne/Rng family ribonuclease: MSKEIIVNVDTRETRVALVESGKLVELHVEREERVVGSIYKAKVANVLVGMDAAFVDIGLERNAFLYVADVLPEMDDEYPSARKEGSRHHLKIRDVVKTGQEVLVQVVKGPRGTKGARVSTRVSLPGRYLVLMPEADNTGISRKIESEGERDRLKKIAESIKPLGFGMIVRTEAEGRGENELRGDLEMLMRMWNQIQEKSAKVAAPGLVHQDLSLIYKMIRDVFGSDVAKMIIDSPVDYEKAVELVELISPKMRSRLFLYDEPEPIFEHFGIESEIESSLRRKVWLKSGGHLTIDPTEALTAIDVNTGKFIGSTSLSDTILKTNLDAVNEITRQLRLRDIGGIIVLDFIDMSNVKDRQKVIAAMERELRKDRTRTKICHISPLGLVEMTRKRTGETLTEIVTEPCPYCQGKGLVESADTVSLRIERDLRHLTSDMDEEAFMVTANPEVVMHLIGSGGEVIDEIERRLKRAIYVRASEALHIEKYEIAPGNLQEMDAQMTPWRKGETIECSVVRNPFSMLPKASAWLDGYLVELENGGKYVGRRVKAKLTDIHRSYAFGEVMTSEKSIDKPARS, translated from the coding sequence ATGTCCAAAGAGATAATTGTAAATGTTGACACACGTGAGACACGCGTAGCGCTTGTCGAATCAGGCAAACTAGTGGAGCTTCATGTGGAGCGCGAAGAGCGCGTAGTCGGCAGCATATATAAGGCCAAGGTCGCAAATGTGCTGGTCGGCATGGATGCGGCGTTTGTCGATATCGGGTTGGAGCGCAATGCGTTTTTGTATGTCGCGGATGTTCTGCCCGAGATGGATGATGAGTATCCCAGCGCTCGAAAAGAGGGATCCAGGCATCATCTGAAGATCAGAGATGTGGTAAAGACCGGCCAGGAGGTCCTTGTCCAGGTTGTAAAGGGTCCGCGAGGCACAAAAGGCGCCCGCGTATCGACCAGAGTATCGCTGCCGGGACGCTATCTCGTGCTGATGCCTGAGGCCGACAACACCGGAATTTCAAGAAAGATCGAAAGCGAGGGCGAGCGTGACCGTCTCAAGAAAATTGCCGAGAGCATAAAACCGCTCGGTTTTGGAATGATCGTTCGGACCGAAGCTGAGGGCCGCGGCGAAAATGAGCTTCGCGGTGATCTGGAGATGCTTATGAGAATGTGGAACCAGATCCAGGAGAAGTCGGCGAAAGTCGCCGCGCCGGGGCTGGTCCATCAGGACCTGAGCCTGATCTACAAGATGATCCGAGACGTATTCGGTTCGGATGTCGCCAAGATGATAATAGATTCCCCGGTCGACTACGAAAAGGCCGTCGAGCTGGTCGAGCTTATCTCTCCAAAGATGCGTTCCAGACTGTTTTTGTATGACGAGCCTGAGCCCATCTTCGAGCACTTCGGCATCGAGTCCGAGATAGAGAGTTCGCTGCGCCGGAAAGTGTGGCTCAAATCAGGTGGCCACCTGACAATCGACCCGACTGAGGCCTTGACCGCAATCGACGTCAACACCGGCAAGTTTATCGGTTCCACCAGTCTGTCGGACACTATTTTGAAGACTAATCTGGACGCCGTCAATGAGATTACAAGGCAGCTTCGACTGCGCGATATCGGCGGTATCATAGTGCTCGACTTCATTGACATGTCCAATGTAAAGGACAGGCAAAAGGTGATCGCGGCTATGGAGCGCGAACTGCGCAAGGACCGCACCCGGACCAAGATATGTCATATAAGCCCGCTGGGTTTGGTCGAGATGACCCGAAAACGCACCGGCGAGACTCTGACCGAGATAGTGACCGAACCCTGCCCGTATTGTCAGGGCAAGGGACTGGTCGAGAGCGCCGATACGGTCAGCCTGCGGATCGAGCGCGATCTTAGACACTTGACTTCCGATATGGACGAAGAAGCGTTTATGGTCACGGCGAACCCTGAGGTGGTGATGCACCTGATCGGAAGCGGCGGCGAGGTTATAGATGAGATCGAGCGGCGGCTCAAGCGTGCGATATACGTCCGCGCCAGCGAAGCTCTGCATATCGAGAAATACGAGATCGCGCCGGGCAATCTTCAGGAAATGGATGCTCAAATGACACCCTGGCGCAAGGGCGAGACCATCGAGTGCAGCGTTGTGCGAAATCCGTTCTCGATGCTGCCCAAGGCGAGCGCATGGCTCGACGGATATCTTGTGGAGCTTGAAAACGGCGGCAAATACGTTGGCCGACGTGTAAAGGCAAAGCTTACCGATATTCACCGGTCATATGCTTTTGGAGAAGTTATGACTTCTGAAAAGTCTATTGACAAGCCTGCGCGCTCGTGA